The following proteins are co-located in the Paralichthys olivaceus isolate ysfri-2021 chromosome 10, ASM2471397v2, whole genome shotgun sequence genome:
- the dbr1 gene encoding lariat debranching enzyme, with amino-acid sequence MKIAVEGCCHGELDKIYETIAYLEKKEGVKVDLLLCCGDFQAVRNEGDMKCMAVPAKYRTMQTFYKYYSGEKKAPVLTIFIGGNHEASNHLQELSYGGWVAPNIYYLGYAGVIRYKGIRIGGLSGIFKSRDYRKGHHESPPYNPDTLRSVYHIRNIEVFKLKQIQMPMDIFMSHDWPRGIYYYGSVGELLRKKKFLRQEVESNTLGSPAAEELLSHLQPNYWFSAHLHVKFAAVMEHPPKGNAAPRVTKFLSLDKCLPYREFLQIVDVPERPGSSEGLEYDPEWLAILKATNSLQRATPHPWNPPENNGLHERWDFRASEAAMMQVMEALSGELAIPDNFSRTVPAYDPNKPQPHAAPSYNTNPQTTELCATLGLTDLYAQDGQVGEVGNVHGSTGGEDDEDGNSVGSADERSEYPTDTSGLSSSYNPDEITIEDEWEEEEEENGSKAGAKGDKLSDVQTPARMVLPEPKSNVSPTNLSLLMKLPPPSHSTPAAARSHSGAESEGLCEGGEEDESAARILKRTSDEAVNPGSRGTTPMIKRRNQVIYAAVEDEECED; translated from the exons ATGAAGATCGCAGTAGAAGGCTGTTGCCATGGGGAGCTTGACAAGATCTACGAGACCATCGCCTACCTGGAGAAGAAGGAAGGGGTGAAAGTGgacctgctgctgtgctgtggtGACTTCCAGGCTGTGCGAAATGAGGGAGACATGAAATGCATGGCAGTGCCAGCCAAGTACAGAACGATGCAAACCTTCTACAA ATACTACTCTGGAGAGAAGAAGGCTCCAGTTCTCACCATCTTCATCGGAGGGAACCACGAGGCCTCCAACCACCTGCAGGAGCTTTCGTATGGGGGCTGGGTGGCACCAAACATTTATTATCTGG GTTACGCTGGTGTTATTCGCTACAAAGGGATTCGAATTGGTGGCTTATCTGGAATCTTCAAATCACGTGACTACAGAAAAG GTCATCATGAATCCCCTCCGTACAACCCTGACACTCTCAGAAGTGTGTATCACATCCGAAACATTGAGgtgttcaaattaaaacag ATCCAGATGCCCATGGACATTTTCATGAGCCACGACTGGCCTCGAGGGATCTACTACTATGGCAGCGTAGGGGAGCTGCTGCGGAAGAAGAAGTTTCTGCGTCAGGAGGTGGAGTCAAACACTCTGGGAAGTCCCGCGGCTGAGGAGCTCCTGTCTCACCTCCAGCCTAACTACTGGTTCTCTGCTCATCTTCATGTGAAATTCGCTGCCGTCATGGAGCATCCG CCTAAAGGTAATGCTGCCCCACGTGTGACCAAATTCCTGTCTCTGGATAAATGTTTGCCCTATAGGGAATTCTTACAG ATTGTGGATGTTCCAGAGAGACCTGGTTCATCTGAGGGTCTTGAGTATGATCCGGAGTGGCTTGCTATTCTGAAGGCCACAAACAGTCTACAGAGGGCCACCCCTCACCCCTGGAACCCCCCTGAGAATAATGGCCTGCACGAACG GTGGGACTTCAGAGCTTCAGAAGCCGCCATGATGCAGGTGATGGAGGCTCTCAGCGGTGAACTCGCCATTCCAGACAACTTTAGCCGGACCGTGCCGGCCTACGACCCCAACAAGCCCCAGCCCCACGCCGCCCCCAGCTACAACACCAACCCTCAGACGACGGAGCTCTGTGCCACGTTAGGTCTCACGGACCTCTACGCCCAGGATGGGCAGGTAGGTGAGGTGGGGAATGTTCATGGCAGCACTGGAGGGGAGGACGATGAAGATGGAAACAGCGTGGGAAGCGCAGACGAGCGGAGCGAATATCCAACGGACACCTCGGGACTATCAAGCTCATATAATCCTGATGAGATCACCATAGAGGatgagtgggaggaagaggaggaggagaacggGTCAAAAGCAGGAGCAAAGGGAGACAAGCTCTCTGACGTCCAAACCCCCGCCCGTATGGTTCTGCCTGAGCCCAAATCCAATGTGTCACCCACTAACCTGTCCCTCTTGATGAAGCTGCCACCTCCGTCCCACTCAACCCCAGCGGCAGCTCGCTCTCACTCTGGAGCAGAAAGTGAAGGACTGTGCGAGGGCGGGGAAGAGGACGAATCCGCTGCACGAATCTTAAAACGTACCAGTGACGAAGCCGTCAATCCTGGGAGCAGAGGCACGACCCCCATGATCAAACGCAGGAACCAGGTCATCTACGCTGCAGTGGAGGATGAGGAGTGTGAGGATTAG
- the armc8 gene encoding armadillo repeat-containing protein 8 yields the protein MACLLEAPLRISVLSEVTATSRHYVDRLFDPDPQKVLQGVIDMKNAVIGNNKQKANLIVLGAVPRLLYLLQQSSSSLELRTECAVVLGSLAMGTENNIKSLVDCHIIPALLQGLLCPDLIFIEACLRCLRTVFISPVTPVQLLYTDPTVIPHLMSLLSRSQRTQEYITQIFSHCCKTPEHQTVLFNHGAIQNIAPLLISRSYKVRMQALKCFSVLAYENTQVSMTLVNVLVDGELLSQVFVRMMQRDQPIEMQLTAAKCLTYMCRAGAIRTDDSCIVLKTLPCLVRMCSKEHLLEERVEGAETLAYLMEPDVELQRIASTTDHLVAMLADYFKYPSSVSAITDIKRLDHDLKHAHELRQAAFKLYASLGSNDEDIRKKITETENMMDRIVSGLSESSIKVRLAAVRCLHSLSRSVQQLRTSFHDHAVWKPLMKLLQNAPDEVLVMASSTLCNLLLEFSPSKEPILESGVIELLCSLTQSDSPALRVNGIWALMNMAFQADQKVKVEIVRCLGTEQLFRLLSDPDTNVLMKTLGLLRNLLSTRPHIDQIMSSHGKQIMQAVTLILEAEHSTEVKEQTLCILANIADGNTAKDLIMTNDDMLQKIKYYMGHSNVKLQLAATFCISNLIWNEEDGSQERQDKLREMGFVDILHKLTQASDSNLSDRAKTAMQQYLA from the exons ATGGCGTGTCTGCTGGAGGCCCCTCTCCGCATCAGCGTGCTGTCT GAAGTCACCGCCACTAGTCGCCATTATGTTGACAGACTGTTCGACCCCGACCCACAGAAAGTGCTGCAGGGAGTCAT TGACATGAAGAATGCTGTCATCGGAAACAACAAGCAGAAGGCCAATCTGATCGTCCTCGGAGCTGTGCCGAG GTTACTATACCTTCTCCAGCAGAGCTCGTCCAGTCTGGAGCTGCGGACCGAGTGCGCTGTGGTGCTGGGCAGCTTGGCCATGGGCACCGAGAACAACATCAAGTCCCTGGTGGACTGTCACATCATCCCCGCTCTTCTCCAAG GTCTCTTGTGTCCAGACCTGATCTTCATTGAAGCTTGCCTTCGATGCCTGAGAACGGTCTTCATCAGTCCGGTCACTCCTGTGCAGCTGCTCTACACT GACCCCACTGTGATTCCCCATCTAATGTCTCTACTGAGCCGCTCACAGAGAACCCAGGAGTACATCACACAGATCTTCTCCCACTGTTGTAAG actCCGGAGCACCAGACGGTTCTTTTCAACCACGGTGCCATCCAGAACATCGCCCCTCTACTTATCTCACGCTCTTATAAG GTCCGGATGCAGGCGTTAAAGTGTTTCTCAGTCCTGGCCTATGAGAACACTCAGGTCTCCATGACACTGGTGAATG TGCTGGTGGATGGGGAGCTGCTCTCTCAGGTATTTGTCAGAATGATGCAAAGGGATCAACCCATTGAAATGCAGCTAACAGCGGCCAAATG TTTAACGTACATGTGTCGAGCGGGTGCAATTAGGACAGATGACAGCTGCATAGTCCTAAAG ACCCTGCCGTGCTTGGTGCGGATGTGTAGTAAAGAGCATTTGCTCGAGGAGCGGGTGGAGGGTGCAGAGACGTTGGCTTACCTGATGGAGCCCgatgtggagctgcagaggatcGCCAGCACCACCGACCACCTGGTGGCCATGCTGGCCGACTACTTTAAATACCCCAGCTCTGTGTCCGCCATCACGGACATCAAGAGG CTGGACCACGACCTGAAACACGCACACGAGCTGAgacaagctgctttcaaactTTACGCCTCACTCGGCTCTAACGACGAGGACATTCGTAAAAAG atcaCAGAGACGGAGAACATGATGGACCGGATAGTCAGTGGCCTTTCGGAATCCAGCATTAAGGTCCGCTTGGCAGCTGTCAG GTGTCTTCACAGTCTTTCACGATcagtgcagcagctgaggaCCAGCTTCCACGACCACGCGGTGTGGAAACCCCTCATGAAG CTGCTCCAGAACGCCCCTGATGAAGTCTTGGTGATGGCCTCCTCTACACTATGCAATCTACTGTTGGAGTTCTCACCCAGTaaagag CCGATCCTGGAGTCGGGGGTAATTGAGTTACTATGCAGTCTGACCCAGAGTGACAGTCCTGCGCTGAGGGTCAATGGGATCTGGGCCCTAATG AACATGGCGTTTCAGGCAGATCAGAAGGTGAAGGTGGAGATTGTCCGATGTTTGGGTACAGAACAGTTGTTCCGTCTGCTGTCAGACCCCGACACCAACGTGCTGATGAAGACCCTCGGTTTGCTCCGCAATCTGCTTTCAACGCGCCCG CACATCGACCAGATCATGAGTTCTCATGGGAAGCAGATCATGCAGGCAGTGACCCTCATCCTGGAAGCAGAGCACAGTACAGAGGTCAAAGAACAG ACGTTGTGCATCTTAGCCAACATCGCCGACGGCAACACAGCCAAGGATCTCATCATGACCAATGACGACATGCTCCAGAAAATCAAATACTACATG ggtcATTCAAATGTGAAACTGCAGCTCGCCGCCACCTTCTGCATCTCAAACCTGATCTGGAATGAGGAGGACG GTTCTCAGGAGCGTCAGGACAAGCTGAGGGAGATGGGCTTCGTGGACATCTTGCACAAACTCACCCAGGCCTCCGACTCCAACCTCAGTGACAG GGCGAAGACGGCGATGCAACAGTACCTGGCATGA